The following proteins come from a genomic window of Diorhabda carinulata isolate Delta chromosome X, icDioCari1.1, whole genome shotgun sequence:
- the LOC130901809 gene encoding prostatic acid phosphatase-like, whose amino-acid sequence MCSIMLSFVLIGLGIFVVSAERVAVVQIFRHGHRTPVTFYPTDPYKNSDVWNGKSLGELTNVGKIQHYELGNFTKNRYSLFMPNKYHSSHFRIETTDVDRTDMSAQVNVYSMFPATGDDIWLPSINWHPIPIRSCDESIWSSMYYPVSCDIFFQLLADVLSSEEYQELNKKYESTYKILSKNSGKEVTDVVGAMDIWDSLKSEDTIGLTLPDWTKEVYPEPLRTLVGYAFASSTFTTQMKRFFIGPFLNEIVKYFNSMAENPTSSQRFKLYSGHDTNIAAVLNTLRAFNPPYPPAFASSIYFELEKEGKEYYVKVFSKDGDDFKQISVNGCQLNCSLSDFKSKLEDVLTDVPSRDRECSQRAFLSPQPTAQISTLVSNLRERLRNFST is encoded by the exons ATTTTTAGACATGGACATCGTACACCAGTAACATTTTATCCTACTGATCCATATAAGAATTCTGATGTTTGGAATGGAAAGAGTCTTGGAGAGCTGACAAAT GTTGGAAAGATTCAGCATTATGAGTTaggaaatttcacaaaaaatcgATACTCACTTTTTATGCCAAATAAATACCATAGCTCTCATTTTCGTATAGAAACCACCGATGTTGATAGAACTGATATGTCAGCTCAAGTGAATGTTTACAGCATGTTTCCTGCTACGGGTGACGATATATGGCTTCCAAGTATAAACTGGCATCCAATTCCTATACGTTCTTGCGATGAATCGATTTGGAGCAGCATGTATTATCCAGTATcttgtgatatttttttccaactcCTTGCAGATGTTCTTAGTAGTGAGGAATATCAagaacttaataaaaaatatgaatctacATACAAGATTTTGTCCAAAAATTCCGGTAAAGAGGTTACCGATGTTGTAGGGGCCATGGACATTTGGGATTCATTGAAATCTGAAGATACTATCGGTTTGACGTTACCTGATTGGACAAAAGAGGTATATCCTGAACCTTTACGTACTCTAGTGGGATATGCATTTGCATCAAGCACTTTTACGACACAAATGAAAAGATTTT TTATTGGACCTTTCCTGAATGAAATAGTGAAGTATTTCAATTCCATGGCCGAAAACCCTACATCTTCTCAAAGATTCAAGTTATATAGTGGCCATGACACAAATATTGCGGCTGTTCTTAACACCTTACGAGCTTTCAACCCCCCTTATCCTCCAGCGTTTGCCAGCAGCATTTACTTTGAACTAGAAAAAGAAGGGAAGGAATATTATGTGAAAGTTTTTAGCAAGGATGGTGATGACTTTAAACAAATAAGTGTTAATGGATGTCAACTGAATTGTAGTCTTTCCGATTTCAAATCAAAACTTGAAGATGTGCTTACAGATGTGCCATCTAGGGATAGGGAATGTTCACAAAGGGCTTTTCTCTCGCCGCAACCTACAGCTCAAATAAGTACTCTAGTTTCAAATCTTAGAGAGAGGTTGCGAAATTTCAGTACATAA